From Homo sapiens chromosome 19 genomic scaffold, GRCh38.p14 alternate locus group ALT_REF_LOCI_21 HSCHR19KIR_T7526_A_HAP_CTG3_1, a single genomic window includes:
- the KIR3DL3 gene encoding killer cell immunoglobulin-like receptor 3DL3 precursor (The RefSeq protein has 2 substitutions compared to this genomic sequence) translates to MSLMVVSMACVGFFLLEGPWPHVGGQDKPFLSAWPGTVVSEGQHVTLQCRSRLGFNEFSLSKEDGMPVPELYNRIFRNSFLMGPVTPAHAGTYRCCSSHPHSPTGWSAPSNPVVIMVTGVHRKPSLLAHPGPLVKSGETVILQCWSDVRFERFLLHREGITEDPLRLVGQLHDAGSQVNYSMGPMTPALAGTYRCFGSVTHLPYELSAPSDPLDIVVVGLYGKPSLSAQPGPTVQAGENVTLSCSSRSLFDIYHLSREAEAGELRLTAVLRVNGTFQANFPLGPVTHGGNYRCFGSFRALPHAWSDPSDPLPVSVTGNSRNLHVLIGTSVVIIPFAILLFFLLHRWCANKKNAVVMDQEPAGNRTVNREDSDEQDPQEVTYAQLNHCVFTQRKITRPSQRPKTPPTDTSV, encoded by the exons ATGTCGCTCATGGTCGTCAGCATGGCGTGTGTTG GGTTCTTCTTGCTGGAGGGGCCCTGGCCACATGTGG GTGGTCAGGACAAGCCCTTCCTCTCTGCCTGGCCCGGCACTGTGGTGTCTGAAGGACAACATGTGACTCTTCAGTGTCGCTCTCATCTTGGGTTTAACGAATTCAGTCTGTCCAAAGAAGACGGGATGCCTGTCCCTGAGCTCTACAACAGAATATTCCGGAACAGCTTTCTCATGGGCCCTGTGACCCCAGCACATGCAGGGACCTACAGATGTTGCAGTTCACACCCACACTCCCCCACTGGGTGGTCGGCACCCAGCAACCCTGTGGTGATCATGGTCACAG GAGTCCACAGAAAACCTTCCCTCCTGGCCCACCCAGGTCCCCTGGTGAAATCGGGAGAGACGGTCATCCTGCAATGTTGGTCAGATGTCAGGTTTGAGCGCTTCCTTCTGCACAGAGAGGGGATCACTGAGGACCCCTTGCGCCTCGTTGGACAGCTCCACGATGCGGGTTCCCAGGTCAACTATTCCATGGGTCCCATGACACCTGCCCTTGCAGGGACCTACAGATGCTTTGGTTCTGTCACTCACTTACCCTATGAGTTGTCGGCTCCCAGTGACCCTCTGGACATCGTGGTCGTAG GTCTATATGGGAAACCTTCTCTCTCAGCCCAGCCGGGCCCCACGGTTCAGGCAGGAGAGAATGTGACCTTGTCCTGCAGCTCCCGGAGCTTGTTTGACATTTACCATCTatccagggaggcagaggccggtGAACTTAGGCTCACTGCGGTGCTGAGGGTCAATGGAACATTCCAGGCCAACTTCCCTCTGGGCCCTGTGACCCACGGAGGGAACTACAGATGCTTCGGCTCTTTCCGTGCCCTGCCCCACGCGTGGTCAGACCCGAGTGACCCACTGCCCGTTTCTGTCACAG GTAACTCCAGACACCTGCATGTTCTGATTGGGACCTCAGTGGTCATCATCCCCTTTGCtatcctcctcttctttctccttcatcgCTGGTGTGCCAACAAAAAGA ATGCTGTTGTAATGGACCAAGAGCCTGCAGGGAACAGAACAGTGAACAGGGAG GACTCTGATGAACAAGACCCTCAGGAGGTGACATACGCACAGTTGAATCACTGCGTTTTCACACAGAGAAAAATCACTCGCCCTTCTCAGAGGCCCAAGACACCCCCAACAGATACCAGCGTGTAA